A stretch of Buteo buteo chromosome 9, bButBut1.hap1.1, whole genome shotgun sequence DNA encodes these proteins:
- the CCDC85A gene encoding coiled-coil domain-containing protein 85A isoform X4, translating into MSKVAAESCGAAPAEDLSKVSDEELLKWSKEELIRSLRRAEAEKMSAMLDHSNLIREVNRRLQLHLGEIRGLKDINQKLQEDNQELRDLCCFLDDDRQKGKKVSREWQRLGRYSASVMHKEVALYLQKLKELEVRQEEVVKENLELKELCVLLDEEKSGGAGSRSSIDSQISLCQLTATSAYIRDVGDGSSTSSTGSTDSPDHHKHHPSTSPEHLQKTRGEGSPEHHKHRNISPEHLQKPRSSGSPDHHLKGPSPEHHKTIVKAPEQQKHSSSSPETIPKHVLSSSPEHFQKQRPGSSPEHQKHSGGSPDHLPKHTPSGSTEHLHKVRGTSPEHLKQHYGGSPEHLKHLSGGSREGTLRRQVTDDLSPHHRSIYNGMNALQPPRPKALQS; encoded by the exons ATGTCGAAAGTGGCGGCGGAAAGTTGCGGGGCGGCGCCGGCCGAGGACTTGTCCAAGGTGTCGGACGAGGAGCTGCTCAAGTGGAGCAAGGAGGAGCTGATCCGCAGCCTGCGCCGCGCCGAGGCCGAGAAGATGAGCGCGATGCTGGACCACAGCAACCTCATCCGAGAGGTGAACCGCCGCCTCCAGCTCCACCTCGGCGAGATCCGCGGCTTGAAG gataTCAACCAGAAGCTGCAAGAAGATAACCAAGAACTGAGAGatctttgctgctttctggaTGACGACAGACAGAAGGGCAAGAAGGTGTCCCGTGAATGGCAGAGACTGGGCAGATACAGTGCTAGTGTTATGCACAAAGAGGTTGCCTTATACTTGCAGAAGCTGAAAGAATTGGAAGTGAGACAAGAAGAAGTGGTTAAGGAAAACCTGGAGCTGAAAGAATTGTGTGTGTTGCTGGATGAGGAGAAAAGTGGTGGAGCAGGCAGCCGGAGCTCTATCGACAGCCAAATCAGCCTGTGCCAGTTAACCGCGACGAGTGCTTACATAAGAGATGTCGGTGATGGGAGTAGTACTTCTAGCACAGGAAGTACAGACAGTCCAGACCATCATAAACATCATCCAAGTACTAGTCCAGAACATCTTCAAAAAACTCGGGGCGAAGGAAGCCCTGAGCATCACAAACACAGGAATATCAGCCCAGAGCATCTGCAGAAGCCCAGGAGTTCTGGCAGTCCTGATCATCACCTGAAAGGACCAAGTCCAGAACATCACAAAACCATTGTCAAAGCACCTGAACAacaaaagcacagcagcagcagtccagAAACTATCCCAAAGCACGTTTTGAGTAGTAGCCCTGAACACTTTCAAAAGCAGAGGCCTGGTAGTAGCCCTGAGCATCAAAAGCACAGCGGTGGCAGCCCAGATCATCTTCCAAAGCACACACCGAGTGGAAGTACAGAACACCTCCACAAAGTGAGGGGTACAAGCCCTGAGCATCTCAAACAACACTatggagggagcccagagcaCCTCAAACATCTCAGTGGAGGCAGCAGAGAAGGTACCCTCAGGAGACAAGTAACAGATGACCTGTCACCTCACCACAGAAGTATATACAATGGAATGAATG
- the CCDC85A gene encoding coiled-coil domain-containing protein 85A isoform X3 → MSKVAAESCGAAPAEDLSKVSDEELLKWSKEELIRSLRRAEAEKMSAMLDHSNLIREVNRRLQLHLGEIRGLKDINQKLQEDNQELRDLCCFLDDDRQKGKKVSREWQRLGRYSASVMHKEVALYLQKLKELEVRQEEVVKENLELKELCVLLDEEKSGGAGSRSSIDSQISLCQLTATSAYIRDVGDGSSTSSTGSTDSPDHHKHHPSTSPEHLQKTRGEGSPEHHKHRNISPEHLQKPRSSGSPDHHLKGPSPEHHKTIVKAPEQQKHSSSSPETIPKHVLSSSPEHFQKQRPGSSPEHQKHSGGSPDHLPKHTPSGSTEHLHKVRGTSPEHLKQHYGGSPEHLKHLSGGSREGTLRRQVTDDLSPHHRSIYNGMNGCVEETWRCCRVVPWN, encoded by the exons ATGTCGAAAGTGGCGGCGGAAAGTTGCGGGGCGGCGCCGGCCGAGGACTTGTCCAAGGTGTCGGACGAGGAGCTGCTCAAGTGGAGCAAGGAGGAGCTGATCCGCAGCCTGCGCCGCGCCGAGGCCGAGAAGATGAGCGCGATGCTGGACCACAGCAACCTCATCCGAGAGGTGAACCGCCGCCTCCAGCTCCACCTCGGCGAGATCCGCGGCTTGAAG gataTCAACCAGAAGCTGCAAGAAGATAACCAAGAACTGAGAGatctttgctgctttctggaTGACGACAGACAGAAGGGCAAGAAGGTGTCCCGTGAATGGCAGAGACTGGGCAGATACAGTGCTAGTGTTATGCACAAAGAGGTTGCCTTATACTTGCAGAAGCTGAAAGAATTGGAAGTGAGACAAGAAGAAGTGGTTAAGGAAAACCTGGAGCTGAAAGAATTGTGTGTGTTGCTGGATGAGGAGAAAAGTGGTGGAGCAGGCAGCCGGAGCTCTATCGACAGCCAAATCAGCCTGTGCCAGTTAACCGCGACGAGTGCTTACATAAGAGATGTCGGTGATGGGAGTAGTACTTCTAGCACAGGAAGTACAGACAGTCCAGACCATCATAAACATCATCCAAGTACTAGTCCAGAACATCTTCAAAAAACTCGGGGCGAAGGAAGCCCTGAGCATCACAAACACAGGAATATCAGCCCAGAGCATCTGCAGAAGCCCAGGAGTTCTGGCAGTCCTGATCATCACCTGAAAGGACCAAGTCCAGAACATCACAAAACCATTGTCAAAGCACCTGAACAacaaaagcacagcagcagcagtccagAAACTATCCCAAAGCACGTTTTGAGTAGTAGCCCTGAACACTTTCAAAAGCAGAGGCCTGGTAGTAGCCCTGAGCATCAAAAGCACAGCGGTGGCAGCCCAGATCATCTTCCAAAGCACACACCGAGTGGAAGTACAGAACACCTCCACAAAGTGAGGGGTACAAGCCCTGAGCATCTCAAACAACACTatggagggagcccagagcaCCTCAAACATCTCAGTGGAGGCAGCAGAGAAGGTACCCTCAGGAGACAAGTAACAGATGACCTGTCACCTCACCACAGAAGTATATACAATGGAATGAATG
- the CCDC85A gene encoding coiled-coil domain-containing protein 85A isoform X5 has protein sequence MSKVAAESCGAAPAEDLSKVSDEELLKWSKEELIRSLRRAEAEKMSAMLDHSNLIREVNRRLQLHLGEIRGLKDINQKLQEDNQELRDLCCFLDDDRQKGKKVSREWQRLGRYSASVMHKEVALYLQKLKELEVRQEEVVKENLELKELCVLLDEEKSGGAGSRSSIDSQISLCQLTATSAYIRDVGDGSSTSSTGSTDSPDHHKHHPSTSPEHLQKTRGEGSPEHHKHRNISPEHLQKPRSSGSPDHHLKGPSPEHHKTIVKAPEQQKHSSSSPETIPKHVLSSSPEHFQKQRPGSSPEHQKHSGGSPDHLPKHTPSGSTEHLHKVRGTSPEHLKQHYGGSPEHLKHLSGGSREGTLRRQVTDDLSPHHRSIYNGMNGDPGPFQQGTT, from the exons ATGTCGAAAGTGGCGGCGGAAAGTTGCGGGGCGGCGCCGGCCGAGGACTTGTCCAAGGTGTCGGACGAGGAGCTGCTCAAGTGGAGCAAGGAGGAGCTGATCCGCAGCCTGCGCCGCGCCGAGGCCGAGAAGATGAGCGCGATGCTGGACCACAGCAACCTCATCCGAGAGGTGAACCGCCGCCTCCAGCTCCACCTCGGCGAGATCCGCGGCTTGAAG gataTCAACCAGAAGCTGCAAGAAGATAACCAAGAACTGAGAGatctttgctgctttctggaTGACGACAGACAGAAGGGCAAGAAGGTGTCCCGTGAATGGCAGAGACTGGGCAGATACAGTGCTAGTGTTATGCACAAAGAGGTTGCCTTATACTTGCAGAAGCTGAAAGAATTGGAAGTGAGACAAGAAGAAGTGGTTAAGGAAAACCTGGAGCTGAAAGAATTGTGTGTGTTGCTGGATGAGGAGAAAAGTGGTGGAGCAGGCAGCCGGAGCTCTATCGACAGCCAAATCAGCCTGTGCCAGTTAACCGCGACGAGTGCTTACATAAGAGATGTCGGTGATGGGAGTAGTACTTCTAGCACAGGAAGTACAGACAGTCCAGACCATCATAAACATCATCCAAGTACTAGTCCAGAACATCTTCAAAAAACTCGGGGCGAAGGAAGCCCTGAGCATCACAAACACAGGAATATCAGCCCAGAGCATCTGCAGAAGCCCAGGAGTTCTGGCAGTCCTGATCATCACCTGAAAGGACCAAGTCCAGAACATCACAAAACCATTGTCAAAGCACCTGAACAacaaaagcacagcagcagcagtccagAAACTATCCCAAAGCACGTTTTGAGTAGTAGCCCTGAACACTTTCAAAAGCAGAGGCCTGGTAGTAGCCCTGAGCATCAAAAGCACAGCGGTGGCAGCCCAGATCATCTTCCAAAGCACACACCGAGTGGAAGTACAGAACACCTCCACAAAGTGAGGGGTACAAGCCCTGAGCATCTCAAACAACACTatggagggagcccagagcaCCTCAAACATCTCAGTGGAGGCAGCAGAGAAGGTACCCTCAGGAGACAAGTAACAGATGACCTGTCACCTCACCACAGAAGTATATACAATGGAATGAATG